The following are encoded together in the Proteiniphilum saccharofermentans genome:
- a CDS encoding PG0541 family transporter-associated protein: MKAVLIIFDQAHYSQIERDLSKLNIRGFSSWKEVYGRGSNTGEPHYGSHAWPSVNNAIITIVENDRVAFLLKYLKELDNEYNNLGLRAFVLNVEDMV; this comes from the coding sequence ATGAAAGCAGTTTTGATTATATTTGATCAGGCACATTACAGCCAGATCGAGAGAGACCTGTCCAAACTGAATATTCGTGGATTTTCGTCCTGGAAAGAAGTTTACGGCAGAGGCAGCAACACCGGAGAGCCTCATTATGGCAGCCATGCATGGCCGTCGGTAAATAATGCTATCATTACAATAGTCGAAAATGACAGAGTCGCGTTCTTACTTAAATACCTAAAAGAGCTTGATAATGAGTATAACAATTTAGGGCTTCGAGCTTTTGTTTTGAACGTGGAAGATATGGTGTGA
- a CDS encoding transposase, with product MFKKSDENPQLGIFSSPTEYFRDSKKKEYLKNDSWHNRFRNHVVMRVDESIFRPLYSNGTGAPNASIRILVGMMILKEGQGWSDAQLFENCAYNLLVRSALGLMSLEDAEPVSSTYYLFRRHLVDYAREHGEDLFKKCQGQITRDQLLEFEVSGKQVRMDSKLVGSNIAWYSRYELIHETLRLFINEREEHIFNKSLSKEMFSLIESIQGETGNKVVYRSTKAEVDARFVELGKLMYRFIGLFKKHDYGHYQTLKAVFEQQYSVGRDKTVVPLEKEKVSAKSIQSPHDTDCHYRDKDGNKVKGYSVNVTETCDQPGDDKDTALNLITDTEVTVASAPDNGFLEQALDRTQEIISDKIEKVYADGAYHSADNQEYCQSDKNGIELILTGMQGPAPRYDIRLDEQNEINLIVTDNKTGTTIQAQRVKLRKDKTQRKWRIKTEEGKYRYFDEDNLRAAALRKKLDDIPIDEKNIRNNVEASIFQLGYHYPNDKSRYRSLAKHKLWAYSRSLWINFVRIVNYMTRISQRALFWQKLPQYIINLCFNMYIIVNILSINKNNHICPVKLHFSAI from the coding sequence ATGTTCAAAAAATCGGACGAAAACCCTCAATTGGGCATTTTTTCATCACCGACGGAGTACTTCAGAGACTCTAAGAAGAAAGAATACCTAAAAAATGACTCCTGGCATAACCGGTTCCGAAACCATGTTGTAATGCGTGTGGATGAGTCTATTTTCAGACCACTTTATTCTAATGGAACGGGGGCTCCTAATGCCTCTATCCGTATTTTGGTCGGTATGATGATCCTCAAGGAAGGCCAGGGATGGAGCGACGCACAATTGTTTGAGAACTGCGCATACAATTTACTTGTTCGCAGTGCTCTGGGTCTGATGTCGTTAGAGGACGCTGAGCCTGTTTCATCCACTTACTACCTTTTCCGTCGCCATCTGGTTGACTATGCAAGGGAACACGGCGAAGACCTGTTCAAAAAGTGCCAGGGGCAAATCACCCGTGACCAGCTATTGGAGTTTGAGGTGAGCGGCAAGCAGGTGCGCATGGACAGTAAACTGGTCGGCAGCAATATCGCCTGGTACTCCCGTTACGAGTTGATTCATGAAACCCTGCGTCTGTTTATCAATGAAAGGGAGGAACATATCTTCAATAAGAGCCTGTCCAAAGAGATGTTTTCCCTTATCGAAAGCATACAGGGTGAAACGGGCAACAAGGTGGTGTACCGCAGTACAAAGGCCGAGGTTGATGCCAGGTTCGTTGAACTGGGCAAACTGATGTACCGTTTTATAGGGCTCTTCAAGAAGCATGACTATGGTCATTACCAGACCCTTAAAGCGGTTTTCGAACAACAATACTCGGTTGGCAGGGACAAAACTGTCGTTCCTCTGGAAAAGGAGAAAGTCAGCGCCAAATCCATACAGTCACCCCATGACACCGACTGCCATTACCGTGACAAAGACGGCAACAAGGTCAAAGGGTATTCGGTGAACGTCACCGAGACATGCGACCAACCGGGAGATGACAAAGATACGGCATTGAACCTGATAACCGATACCGAGGTAACGGTGGCATCGGCTCCGGACAACGGCTTCCTTGAACAAGCCCTGGATCGGACACAGGAAATAATATCCGACAAAATAGAGAAAGTATATGCCGACGGGGCTTACCACAGTGCTGATAATCAGGAGTATTGCCAAAGCGATAAAAATGGCATCGAGCTGATACTCACAGGCATGCAAGGCCCCGCACCGAGATATGACATCCGTTTGGACGAACAGAATGAAATCAATTTAATAGTAACCGACAACAAAACAGGAACAACAATACAGGCACAACGGGTAAAACTCCGCAAAGACAAAACACAGAGGAAATGGAGGATCAAGACTGAAGAAGGAAAATACCGCTACTTCGATGAGGATAACCTCAGGGCTGCCGCTCTGAGGAAGAAATTGGACGATATCCCGATAGATGAAAAAAATATCAGGAACAATGTCGAAGCAAGCATTTTCCAGTTAGGATACCATTACCCGAATGACAAGAGCCGTTACAGGTCACTTGCCAAGCACAAACTATGGGCATACTCCCGCTCGTTGTGGATAAACTTCGTCAGGATAGTGAATTATATGACGCGAATAAGTCAAAGAGCGCTTTTTTGGCAAAAACTGCCACAATATATAATTAATTTATGTTTCAATATGTATATTATTGTAAACATACTTTCAATTAATAAAAACAATCACATTTGTCCGGTTAAACTTCATTTTTCAGCAATTTGA
- a CDS encoding efflux RND transporter periplasmic adaptor subunit, giving the protein MKRKVFLKFISLAALLMLSSCGGSGKSEQQTENTKRNVIVEEVRLVPVDQLSSFTATVEAKAVNHITPAMGGRIRVIHVDVGSRVSKGQTVVTMDAANYSQQETQLATLRRDYERYSELYKVGGVSKQQLDQMKTQLDVAQTALNTTGENTGLISPISGIVTARNYDPGDVVAGMPILTIENINPVKIVINVSESYYSKVSPGMPATIVVDALEGETFEGKISLIHPTINPTSRTFPVEIEVNNTDQRLRPGMFSRVTLNFGTNERPLVTDLAVLKQSGSNDRYVFLEKDGKAVYTKVELGTRIGDKYEIVSGLHVGDRVIVQGNSGLIEGAEVEVID; this is encoded by the coding sequence ATGAAACGAAAAGTCTTTCTAAAATTTATCTCGTTGGCTGCTCTTCTGATGCTCTCTTCGTGCGGAGGATCCGGTAAGAGTGAACAACAAACAGAGAACACTAAAAGAAACGTCATAGTGGAAGAGGTCAGGTTGGTGCCTGTAGACCAACTCTCATCTTTTACAGCCACAGTTGAAGCAAAAGCTGTCAATCATATCACTCCTGCGATGGGTGGTCGTATCAGGGTTATTCATGTGGATGTTGGCAGTAGGGTTTCCAAAGGACAAACTGTGGTCACAATGGATGCAGCCAATTACTCACAGCAAGAGACACAATTGGCTACTCTACGGCGCGATTATGAGAGATATAGTGAATTGTACAAAGTGGGAGGTGTTTCCAAACAACAACTGGATCAAATGAAAACACAGCTTGATGTTGCTCAGACAGCGCTGAATACTACCGGAGAAAATACCGGGTTGATAAGTCCCATAAGTGGAATTGTGACCGCCCGTAATTATGATCCGGGTGATGTGGTTGCCGGAATGCCGATCCTGACGATTGAAAATATCAATCCGGTCAAGATAGTCATCAATGTATCGGAATCATATTATAGTAAAGTATCTCCGGGGATGCCCGCTACAATAGTCGTGGATGCGTTGGAGGGTGAAACTTTCGAAGGAAAAATATCTTTGATCCATCCGACGATTAACCCGACTTCACGTACTTTTCCCGTGGAGATTGAAGTGAACAACACCGACCAGCGTCTTCGTCCGGGAATGTTTTCACGCGTGACACTTAATTTCGGAACCAATGAACGTCCGCTCGTCACTGATTTGGCTGTCTTGAAACAAAGCGGGTCCAACGACCGGTATGTTTTTTTGGAAAAAGATGGAAAGGCCGTCTATACGAAAGTAGAGCTGGGAACCCGGATTGGCGATAAATATGAGATAGTATCGGGGTTACATGTCGGTGACCGTGTGATCGTTCAGGGAAATTCCGGATTGATTGAAGGCGCCGAAGTGGAAGTTATTGATTAA
- a CDS encoding TolC family protein, with protein sequence MLGKLMAPDPDSADDGIQVGRKNMWTGGVNVSLPLVVPSLWKNIQMSKVDLEIAVEQSRSSKIDLTHQVKKAFYSILLAKDSYDLFRETYATDSLNLVNIKNKFEQGVVSEYDVITADVRLKSIIPNILQSESMLKIAELQLKMLMGIDSELPVEIVGSLSDYEKWMFEAIVPSDDNLIGNSDLKQFDLQAMQAENAYEMQKLQRLPTLTSSFNYSYISQNNDFKFNTYRWDPYSVVGVTLAIPLFSGGQRYHNIKQSEIQLYQLQEQRHNLKRGLQLSVKNSVELINKSIEQVVAAESSVQQAKKGYEITQKRYETGAGTIVDLNAAALAVTNAELQYRNAIYDYLASKADLEKTLGYDI encoded by the coding sequence GTGCTGGGAAAGTTAATGGCGCCCGATCCTGATAGCGCTGACGATGGTATCCAGGTAGGCCGGAAAAATATGTGGACGGGAGGGGTCAATGTGAGTCTGCCACTCGTTGTACCGTCATTATGGAAAAATATCCAGATGAGCAAGGTTGATTTGGAAATTGCCGTGGAGCAGTCGCGATCATCGAAGATCGATCTGACACACCAGGTAAAAAAGGCTTTTTACAGTATATTATTGGCAAAAGACAGCTACGATTTGTTCAGGGAAACCTATGCGACCGACTCTTTGAACCTAGTAAATATCAAAAATAAGTTTGAGCAGGGTGTCGTCTCCGAATACGATGTCATTACCGCCGATGTCCGCCTCAAAAGCATTATTCCCAATATCCTGCAGTCGGAAAGCATGTTGAAAATCGCGGAACTTCAATTGAAAATGCTGATGGGTATTGACTCTGAGCTGCCGGTGGAGATCGTGGGATCGCTTTCTGATTATGAAAAATGGATGTTTGAAGCCATTGTTCCCTCTGATGACAATCTGATTGGCAATAGTGACCTGAAACAATTCGACCTGCAAGCTATGCAGGCGGAAAACGCGTATGAGATGCAAAAACTGCAGCGTCTGCCCACCCTCACCTCTTCTTTCAACTATTCCTATATAAGCCAGAACAACGATTTCAAATTCAACACATATCGTTGGGATCCTTATTCAGTGGTAGGTGTGACGCTTGCCATTCCGCTCTTTAGCGGGGGGCAACGGTATCATAATATCAAACAGTCCGAAATTCAATTGTACCAATTACAGGAACAACGCCATAACCTGAAACGGGGCCTGCAACTATCCGTGAAGAACAGTGTGGAGCTTATCAATAAAAGTATTGAACAGGTTGTTGCTGCCGAGTCGTCTGTACAACAAGCAAAGAAAGGGTACGAAATCACACAGAAAAGGTATGAGACAGGAGCGGGAACTATCGTGGATCTGAATGCGGCTGCCCTTGCGGTAACCAATGCCGAATTGCAATACCGTAATGCTATCTATGACTACTTGGCATCCAAAGCTGATTTGGAAAAAACACTCGGTTATGATATCTAA
- a CDS encoding TetR/AcrR family transcriptional regulator, translating into MLRERIIQQATTLFGLHGIKNISMDDLASSLGISKRTIYKNFKNKEDILKNCILVSQEDRNHRVIEIMSQSENIIDGCLQIINHYKYARLPVAIFWEDIYKYYPETYQYILEDAEKSNIYLKRLLKEGIEDNYFRKNLHFDETVFMLDISTCIVIYGIYSVRVSLSRTDMIFNIMVNMLRGISTDKGIEIVDKYIADLPHSNN; encoded by the coding sequence ATGTTAAGAGAAAGAATAATTCAACAAGCGACAACCCTTTTTGGCCTTCATGGTATTAAAAATATTTCCATGGACGATTTGGCATCTTCTTTAGGGATCTCTAAACGGACTATTTACAAGAATTTTAAGAATAAAGAAGACATTTTGAAGAATTGCATCCTTGTTTCTCAAGAAGATAGAAACCATAGAGTTATTGAAATCATGAGTCAATCGGAGAATATTATTGATGGATGTTTACAAATAATCAATCATTATAAATACGCCCGGTTACCGGTTGCTATATTCTGGGAGGATATCTACAAATATTATCCGGAAACTTATCAATACATTTTAGAGGATGCAGAGAAAAGTAATATCTATTTGAAACGATTACTGAAAGAAGGAATAGAAGACAATTATTTCCGTAAAAATCTACATTTTGATGAAACTGTCTTTATGTTGGATATAAGTACTTGCATAGTAATCTACGGTATTTATTCAGTAAGAGTTTCTTTATCCCGAACAGATATGATTTTCAATATAATGGTTAATATGCTCCGCGGAATTTCTACCGATAAAGGTATTGAAATCGTAGATAAATATATTGCCGACTTACCCCATTCAAATAATTAA
- a CDS encoding IS5 family transposase, with amino-acid sequence MIRYKSSRQLSISEFKMPFEAKLDENNRWVFLSKIVPWEEFARLYYKNFKSNRGAPTKDARLVLRVVIIKHIMKTDDRGVIEMIQENPYMQYFLGLEAFTYEQVMTPSLPVSIRKRIDLDVFESLTDDLIRKGLKLKAGAKQEEVDTVAKDDGVNNDDDPDPHPGNKGKLQMDATVCDADIKYPTDLDLLNESRQKAEELIDELCLKLGVRDKPRTYRRVARKDFLNVSKMKRKPANVLRKAIRKQINYLKRDVRIINNMLDTIKDQPIPFDRRQLKYFFVIQHLLEQQETMYKKKSHQVEDRIVNIHQPHVRPIVRGKAKAKTEFGAKINISLLDGYARVDHFDWDAFNEGQDLQAQVERFRKLTGKYPELVQVDKIYLTRENRRFLKEKRIRYTGEPLGRKPVKEIKSRHQKRKERREAGERNQVEGKFGQGKRGYGLNDIRARLSSTSNSWIGAIIFVMNLIRHMRDIPLSYFVSLLLKLMKVRNINIYPLGPQMKLCA; translated from the coding sequence ATGATACGATACAAGAGCTCCAGACAGCTTTCAATTTCCGAGTTCAAGATGCCCTTCGAGGCAAAACTGGATGAGAATAACCGGTGGGTTTTTCTTTCAAAAATAGTTCCCTGGGAAGAGTTCGCCCGGCTTTATTACAAGAACTTCAAGAGCAACCGGGGTGCACCCACCAAGGATGCCAGGCTTGTGCTGAGAGTGGTCATCATAAAGCACATCATGAAGACGGATGACCGCGGCGTGATAGAGATGATCCAGGAAAATCCCTACATGCAGTATTTTCTTGGGCTTGAGGCTTTCACTTATGAACAGGTGATGACACCCTCACTGCCGGTATCCATCAGAAAGCGAATCGACCTGGATGTCTTTGAATCATTGACAGATGATTTGATAAGAAAAGGATTAAAGCTGAAAGCCGGGGCAAAACAAGAAGAGGTTGACACGGTTGCGAAGGATGATGGGGTTAATAATGATGACGATCCCGATCCGCATCCCGGGAACAAGGGGAAACTTCAAATGGATGCTACAGTCTGTGATGCGGATATCAAATACCCCACCGACCTGGACCTGTTAAACGAGAGCCGTCAAAAGGCGGAAGAACTGATTGATGAACTGTGTTTGAAGCTGGGAGTCCGGGATAAACCCCGCACCTACAGGAGGGTTGCCCGCAAGGATTTCCTGAATGTGTCGAAAATGAAGAGAAAACCAGCCAACGTGTTAAGAAAAGCGATACGAAAGCAGATCAACTACCTGAAACGGGATGTACGGATTATTAACAATATGTTGGACACCATAAAGGATCAACCGATTCCTTTCGACCGGCGGCAACTGAAATATTTTTTTGTCATCCAGCATCTGCTGGAACAGCAGGAGACAATGTACAAGAAGAAGAGCCATCAAGTAGAAGATCGCATCGTGAACATTCATCAACCGCATGTACGCCCCATCGTCCGCGGCAAAGCCAAGGCAAAGACGGAGTTTGGGGCGAAAATAAATATCAGCCTGTTGGATGGCTATGCCAGGGTGGATCATTTTGACTGGGATGCCTTCAACGAGGGACAGGATCTTCAGGCACAGGTTGAACGCTTTAGGAAGCTGACCGGGAAGTATCCGGAGCTGGTCCAGGTGGACAAGATATATCTCACCCGGGAGAACAGGCGGTTTTTGAAAGAAAAAAGGATCCGCTACACCGGGGAGCCACTGGGACGAAAACCGGTAAAAGAGATCAAGAGCAGACACCAAAAACGTAAAGAGCGACGAGAGGCGGGGGAACGCAACCAGGTTGAAGGGAAGTTTGGTCAGGGCAAGCGTGGATATGGTTTAAATGATATCCGGGCCAGACTGTCCTCGACGTCAAACAGTTGGATAGGGGCTATCATTTTTGTGATGAACCTGATCCGGCACATGAGGGATATTCCCCTGTCTTATTTTGTCTCGTTACTATTGAAGCTGATGAAAGTGAGAAATATAAACATTTATCCACTCGGGCCACAAATGAAATTGTGTGCCTGA
- the cmk gene encoding (d)CMP kinase, producing the protein MHAKKINIAIDGFSSCGKSTMAKDLARKLGYTYIDSGAMYRAVALYAIRKGWITETTMDEEALREHVSEIKITFAPNAQGSQDTYLNGENVEDDIRTLEVANGASRVSTLGFVRKELVRQQQEMGKEKGVVMDGRDIGTVVLPDAELKLFVTAPPEIRAQRRFDEMKAKGINPPAYEDILANVKERDLRDTTRAESPLRKADDAIELDNTHVDIEGQLQWALDMFNRITVKNEQN; encoded by the coding sequence ATGCACGCAAAAAAGATTAATATTGCCATCGACGGTTTTTCCTCGTGCGGCAAAAGTACAATGGCTAAAGACCTGGCCAGAAAATTGGGTTATACCTATATCGACAGTGGAGCCATGTATCGCGCTGTTGCCCTGTACGCTATCAGGAAAGGGTGGATCACGGAAACAACGATGGACGAAGAAGCCCTTCGCGAACATGTTTCAGAGATAAAGATAACATTTGCTCCTAATGCACAGGGCAGCCAGGATACTTACCTGAACGGAGAAAATGTGGAGGATGATATCCGTACTTTAGAAGTGGCTAACGGTGCCAGCCGGGTAAGCACGCTCGGGTTTGTACGGAAAGAACTGGTTCGCCAGCAGCAGGAGATGGGGAAAGAGAAGGGGGTGGTGATGGATGGCCGCGATATAGGTACGGTTGTTCTTCCGGATGCCGAATTAAAACTCTTCGTCACTGCCCCACCAGAAATACGGGCACAACGCCGTTTTGATGAGATGAAAGCCAAAGGGATCAACCCACCGGCTTATGAAGATATATTGGCGAATGTAAAGGAACGCGACTTGCGTGACACTACGCGGGCCGAGAGTCCGCTACGTAAGGCCGATGATGCAATTGAACTCGACAATACGCACGTAGATATCGAGGGACAACTGCAATGGGCATTGGATATGTTTAACAGAATCACAGTAAAAAATGAACAAAATTGA
- a CDS encoding 4-hydroxy-3-methylbut-2-enyl diphosphate reductase: MNKIEIDRQSGCCFGVEKAIIRAEEELKKGGTLYCLGDIVHNNIEVERLEKMGLITINHEQFRELKNVRVLLRAHGEPPSTYEIAKQNNIELIDASCPVVLGLQKRIKKKYTHAESDDAQVVIFGKKGHAEVNGLLGQTDESAIVIESKEEIDKLDFTKDISLFSQTTKSLEGFREVGELIKSRMQGDAKFEFYDTICRQVSNRVPNIQEFAENHDLIFFIAGEKSSNGKVLFAECKKKNPNSYLIHHPDEIDPSLIKEDISIGICGATSTPMWQMEAVAQNIAKLQPQMQVEKAAF, encoded by the coding sequence ATGAACAAAATTGAAATAGACAGGCAGTCCGGTTGCTGTTTCGGGGTGGAGAAAGCTATTATCAGAGCGGAAGAGGAGCTGAAAAAAGGAGGCACCCTCTATTGCCTGGGTGACATCGTACACAACAACATAGAAGTAGAACGTCTGGAAAAGATGGGGTTAATCACCATCAATCATGAGCAGTTCAGGGAATTAAAGAACGTGCGGGTACTGCTTCGCGCACACGGCGAACCGCCCAGCACTTATGAAATAGCCAAACAAAACAATATTGAGTTGATTGATGCTTCTTGTCCCGTAGTACTGGGATTGCAGAAACGGATCAAGAAAAAATACACACATGCGGAAAGCGACGATGCCCAGGTTGTTATTTTCGGTAAAAAGGGACATGCGGAGGTGAACGGACTGCTCGGGCAGACTGATGAATCGGCCATTGTAATCGAGAGCAAAGAGGAGATAGACAAACTGGACTTCACAAAAGACATCAGCCTCTTTTCTCAAACGACCAAATCGCTTGAAGGTTTTCGTGAAGTAGGAGAACTGATCAAATCCCGTATGCAGGGCGACGCTAAATTTGAATTCTACGACACCATCTGCCGTCAGGTATCGAACCGGGTTCCCAATATACAGGAGTTTGCGGAAAATCATGACCTCATCTTCTTTATTGCCGGGGAGAAGAGTTCCAACGGTAAAGTCCTGTTTGCAGAATGTAAGAAAAAGAATCCCAACTCATACCTGATCCATCATCCGGATGAGATAGATCCATCCCTTATAAAAGAGGATATCAGTATAGGTATTTGTGGGGCAACTTCCACGCCTATGTGGCAAATGGAGGCTGTAGCCCAAAACATCGCAAAACTACAACCCCAGATGCAAGTCGAAAAAGCTGCTTTTTAA
- the pfkA gene encoding 6-phosphofructokinase: MDSNIKSVGVLTSGGDAPGMNAAIRAVTRAGIFNNMKVYGIYRGYRGLISDEIMEFKTNSVSNIIQQGGTMLKTARSADFMTEEGRRIAYENMQKHGIEALVVIGGDGSLTGAAIFANEYNIPVVGLPGTIDNDLNGTDTTIGYDTALNTIMQSMDKIRDTATSHERLFFIEVMGRNCGYLALNSAIASGAEAAIIPEISIEKDQLAELIEQGFRKSKNSSMVLVTESEVTGGAMKLAERVKKEYPQYDVRVSILGHLQRGGSPTAQDRILASRMGVAAIQALMEYQRNVMIGIRENEIVYVPFKRAIKKDREISREMLEVLRISSI; encoded by the coding sequence ATGGACTCTAATATAAAAAGTGTAGGTGTCCTCACTTCCGGAGGAGACGCACCCGGCATGAATGCCGCCATTCGTGCGGTAACACGTGCCGGGATCTTCAATAACATGAAAGTGTACGGGATTTACAGGGGATACAGGGGATTGATTTCTGACGAGATTATGGAATTCAAGACCAACAGTGTAAGCAACATCATCCAACAGGGAGGAACCATGCTGAAAACAGCCCGTTCGGCAGATTTTATGACTGAGGAAGGGAGAAGGATCGCATACGAGAACATGCAGAAACACGGCATCGAAGCGTTAGTAGTGATTGGTGGCGACGGTTCTCTGACGGGTGCTGCTATTTTTGCCAATGAGTACAACATACCTGTGGTAGGTCTCCCCGGCACTATTGATAATGACCTGAACGGTACCGACACAACTATCGGATACGACACAGCACTGAACACCATCATGCAGTCGATGGATAAAATACGGGATACAGCCACTTCACATGAGCGTTTGTTCTTCATAGAGGTAATGGGCCGTAACTGTGGCTACCTGGCGCTCAACAGTGCCATTGCTTCAGGAGCCGAAGCAGCTATTATTCCGGAAATAAGTATCGAAAAAGACCAGTTGGCAGAACTCATTGAGCAGGGATTCCGCAAATCAAAAAACAGTAGCATGGTACTTGTCACTGAAAGCGAAGTGACCGGTGGCGCCATGAAGTTGGCAGAAAGGGTAAAAAAGGAATATCCGCAATACGACGTACGTGTGTCCATACTTGGGCACCTGCAGCGTGGCGGCTCACCTACTGCACAGGACCGTATCCTTGCAAGCCGTATGGGGGTTGCAGCCATACAGGCATTAATGGAATATCAGCGTAACGTGATGATTGGCATCCGGGAAAACGAGATCGTATATGTTCCATTCAAAAGAGCAATCAAGAAAGACAGGGAGATTAGCCGGGAAATGTTGGAGGTATTACGTATCTCCTCTATCTGA
- the mce gene encoding methylmalonyl-CoA epimerase: MKITHIEHIGIAVKSIEEQLPYYEGILGLKCYNIETVEDQKVKTAFFMVGQTKIELLEPTDEESTIAKFIEKRGEGIHHIAYATENVNEALKEMEDKGVRLIDKEARGGAEGLRIAFLHPKSTGGVLTELCEHPE; encoded by the coding sequence ATGAAGATTACACACATCGAGCACATTGGGATAGCCGTAAAAAGTATTGAAGAGCAACTCCCTTATTATGAAGGGATTTTAGGACTAAAATGCTATAACATTGAGACAGTAGAAGATCAAAAAGTTAAAACTGCATTTTTCATGGTGGGACAAACCAAAATCGAATTGCTGGAACCAACCGATGAGGAAAGCACTATTGCCAAATTTATTGAAAAGAGGGGTGAAGGAATACATCATATAGCCTATGCCACTGAAAATGTAAATGAAGCTTTAAAAGAGATGGAAGATAAAGGAGTACGGTTGATAGACAAGGAAGCACGTGGAGGTGCTGAAGGGTTGCGTATCGCTTTCTTACATCCCAAATCTACCGGTGGCGTCCTCACCGAACTATGCGAACATCCCGAATAA